Genomic window (Streptomyces cadmiisoli):
GCGTCGGGGATCTGTGCGAGGGCCTGGTCGAGGAGGGCGACGTGGTCGGCTGCGGTGTTCGCTCCGGCGTTGCCCGGTCGCAGGAGACCTGCCAGGGCCTCGCCGGTGTTGTCCAGGAAGCAGAGCAGTGGGTGGTAGCCGAAGCCGCGTTTGTAGGTGGCGGCGGCCTGTTCCTTCTCGGAGTGGCAGGTGACCAGGGTGGCGTCGATGTCCAGGACCAGGCCGGGCAGTTCACGGCCTCCGGCCTGCGAGGCGGGTATGGCGTGTCCAGTCTCGTCTGCTTGCAGCCAGGCGACCTCGCGGGCCCTGGCCCGAGCTGCCCGCAGGGCGTTCAGAGTCGCGGTGTCGATGCCTGCCAGTACCCGCCAGGCGGTCGGAGTGGAGGCGACGGGGCCGAACACGTCGCGCTGGTCGCGCAGCACGGCCAGGTCGGCGATCGCCTCGCCGCCGTCGGCGAGCATCACCGCGAGGTCCACCGCGACGCGGCCGGGGTCGTGCCCGGTGCCACGAGGCCGCAGTCGGCACAGAGCGTCGGAGAAAGCGCTGGTCAGTGCGGTGGCGTCGGCCAGATCCGCGAGTAGACGCGAGCCGGCATGGCTGACCACCCCGTGCCCGTCGGCGCTGACGACGAGCTTGGGGCGTGACCGGGTAGTGTGCACGCAGAAAGTGCCTTCCCGCTGGAACGATCGAGACCCTAGACAAGCCTCATCGTTGCAGCTCAGAAGGCACTTTCGCTTTTCCGATCATGATCCGGACGCAACCCCAGATGAAACGCGCAGGTTAGAGGCAGTATTCGGATGCACGGCAGAAGAGCTGGGCTTCAGACCACCAGCGGCAATACTTCCCACCATCGAACTGGAGCCACCCGTGAGGCGCAGGAACTTCCTCACCGCCACCGCCGTTGCCGTCGTGGCACCCGCCCAGGACTCCCGGCCCTCCCGAGTCGGCACGTCCGACGTAATCCGGCTCCGCTCCGGCCTCGATGCCCTCATGGCCCTGGATGACAAAAGGGGCGGCCACGAGGGCCTGGAGCGGTCAGCGCTTTCCGGAGCTGATGACGCCCTCGACAAAGTCCAGCAGGCGTCCTTCCAGCGTATCCGCCAGAGGCTCTTCTCCGTGGCCGCCGACTACACCGCGACGGCGGCGTGGAGCGCTCTGGACGCCCGTCAGCTCGAACGGACTCAGCGGCACCTCGACCGTGCGCTGTACCTCGCGGGGATGGCCAAGGATCCTGTTGTCGAGCTGAGGGTGTGGAACTCCTACGCCATGCTCGCCCACCAACGAGGACTGCACACACAGGCCGTGGACGCAGGGTGTGCGGCCCAGGCTACGGCCATCACTCGGCGGGACCCGCTGTTCGCCTCCCTCGCGCACGCCAGGACGGCCATCGGCCACTCGAACCTCGGCGACCGTACGGCTGCCTTGCGCTCCCTGGGGTACGCACAGGAGGCACTGGGGAAGACGTCGTCCGACGAGCCCCGGCCGAGCTGGATCGCCTTCTACGGAGGTGCCGAACTGACCGCCATGACCGCGATCGTTCAGGACCGGATCGGGGACCCGTCGCGGGCCGAGGCAGCCTCTCACAGGGCCTTGAGCAGCATCCCCAAGCAGTTCCGCAGGAACCGGGCGCTGGCCACCACACGGCTCGCTCTCGCCCAGCTTCACCAGCGAGATACCGATCAGGCGTGCGCCACCGCGTCCACGGTCTTCGATCTGATGAAGGGCTATCCGTTGCCCGGCCGGATGCGCACTCTCCTCGGCGACTTCCACCGAGATCTGATCACCCTTGCGCCGGACGCCAGGGTCGCACAAGAGTGGGGAGACCGCTTCCGATCCGAATGGAGCCGAACTTGAGCGCCCCTGATCTGGTCGTCCGCCGCTACTGCCACGAGGACCTGCCGAAGATCCGCCAGACGCTGATCGACGTCCACGCCGATGCCTACGCGGACGCTATGGACGACGAGTTCAACCAGCGCTTCCCGTGGTTCGTCGAGAACTGGGGCGGCAATCCGGACTTCGACTGCGTGATCGCCTGGGACGGTGATATGGCGGTGGCGTTCGCGTACGGGGCCCCGGCGACTCCGCAGCGCGAGTGGTGGCGTGAACACGTGACCCCAGCGCCCGAGAAGCACCGTACCTTTGCGTACTCGGAGCTGGCTGTCCGGACCAAGTACCGGAAGACGGGAACCGCGGAGCTGATCAGCCGGGCGCTCCTGGACGCACGGGGTGAGGACCTGGTGGTTCTCCTGGTCGACACTGAGCACCCCAAGGTGCAGGAGCTGTACGAGTCCTGGGGTTTGCGCAAGGTCGGAGAGCGGCAACCGTTTGCGGACTCCCCGCTGTACACCGTGATGCTGGCCGATCTACCGCTGCGCTGACCTGCAAACGCATGCGGCGCCCTCGACCTTCACGAAGGGAGAATGGGGCGCGCTGGTGCTTCATGCCCTCGTGCCATTGACACTCTTCTCGCCAGCGAGCCTTCTGCTGAACGCGTTGAACTTCACCGACAGAAAATGTGACCGGCAGGGATTTCCACGTAGGCCTGGAGGACAGCCCAGCTGGCAGAAGCCTCACTCTCGTCGGGACCGCGTATGCTGCGGCCACCTGCTGACCTGTGAGATGTCCCGGGCGCCGCAGTGGAACTTCGGGTGGGCCGCGAAACGTTTTGACCTGCCGTGGTCGAAGCGTTGCAGGTCATGGTCTGGGCTGCACGTTGGCCGAATCACCGGTAACTGCCTGCCGCATGCGGAGGAACGTCCGGCCATCGACGAGGGAACCGGAGAACGGCTTGCCCTGCAGGGGGCGAAGAAGCCCGAGCACCTCAGGCTGTCTCGTCCAGCGCTTGCTGCACCGCGCTGATCACTGCGGGCCCGTCCGCGCCAAGCCCTCGCGCCTGCGTGACGAACAGCCGGGCCAGTTCCGTCAGCTGCGTCGGATCCGGAACGGTGGCGGGACTTGGAAGCGGGGCCACGCGTGTTCCTGCCCCTCGGCGTGTTCGGATCAAGGAGGCCGACTCCAGCTCGCGGTAGGCCCTTGCCACGGTTCCAGCGGCGAGGCCGAGGTCGGCTGCCAGCTGCCGTACGGTCGGCAGGCGTTCGCCCTCCGGGAGACGGCCGGTAGCGATGAGCGCGGTCAGCTGCGCGCGGATCTGTTCGTACGGCGGGACGTGGCTGGCGGTGTCGACTCGAATGACGGGACTGGTCACCGGCGCACCCGAGCCTTGGGCGAGATCACCGTGAACAGGCACCACGACACCGTGACGAGGGCGACCAGGGCCGTGGGCCACAGCAGCGCTGCTCCGATGCGGACGAGGGTTCCGTCGCAGGTCGTGCTCATCAGGTCGCCGGAGACGGTGGAGGCGATGCCGAGCAGAAGTGCGGAAACCAGCAGGCCCCACGCGGCAACGACAGTCAGTGCGCTGTCGTGGCGGGTCTGGTCGTCGCCGGGGCGGCGGGCGATCCAGGTCAGCGACCACAGGCAGGCGGCTGTGGAGACGGCGAGGCATGTGAGGATGGGCAGGCCGTTGTGGACGCCGGGCCACGATCTGATGCCAATGACGCTTCCGTCCTGGCAGGCGAAGGCCAGAGGATGACCCGCACGACTCGCCTCGTCGGACCGGGCCAGGATGGCTGCCGCGACGACGAGGACGACAACTACGCCGGCCTGGGCGATGAGGAACGGGGTCATCCGCGGCGGGACATAGTCGCGAACCTGGCGCGGGGCCAAACCTGCCGTGCGGACCGGGCCGCGAGGGCGAGCCGTCAGCGCGTCTCCCGCTAGGACCCCGATGATCGCGCACAGACCGAAAGCGACGATGGCGTACAGGACGCCGATGTCCGCTTGGGCGTCCCATGCCTGCCCCACGATCCGAGTGGCGACGGCGCCGATGAGTAGCCCGGCCCAGCGGCTGTAGCGGACGGCCGGTGACGCAGTAGGCACCGTGTCGACTCCGTTCATGGGCAATTCCCCAGTGACTCCACCGCTTGTATCAAGTAGCCAGTACAAGATGCAGTCCAGGGACACTTGTGTCAACCGATTGGCACAATTGGGCGACGGGACCTCGAGCCGGGGGAGAGCGGTGCCCCATCAGCCTGGGGCAGGGCGGGCGAAGCGGTGAAGGGGCGAGGGTTTGCAAGACTGCGGGGCCTTCTTCCGGACACCTGATTCTTGGCGCGTCCACTGTCTGGATCCAGGTGGCGGTGCCGGGTGACCGCACTTGCGTCCTCGACCCGAACGAGGTGAAAAGTGCGGTCTGTTCGGAGGCGCCCACAGCGGTGTGAGACTGGCTGGCGCACTTTGAGAACGGATGTGGGCGGCACCCCGGTCGGGGTGCCGCCCACGCTGTGCCTACTGACGTTTCAGGAACCGCTTCGATCGCCGCACAGCCGAGCCTCGGCCTCGACCGCTGACAGGTCCTCCTGAACACCGCAGGCAAAGAGTGCGGAGGAGGTGGCCGGCGACCAGGTGGTCAAGGTGGCGCGCACCGCTTCGCCGGCGAGCGAGGCGTGCACGCCTCCGGCGATCGGGCCCGGCGTCATGCGGCTGAGTACCCTGTCCGGTCGGTTGCCCAGGACCGTCTCGGTGAGGGATGGTCCCGGGCAGGCGGGGTGCTGGTCGTGGATATCAGCCGTGGTAGCCGATGTAGCCGTTGCCGTCCCGGTCGTGGTCTCGCTTGGTGTACGAGTGCACGTCCGCGCGGCTGCCGGAGGGCTTGTACAGGTAGATAGTGTCCTTGTCGTTGTTCCACAGGAAGTTGCAGTTGTCGCGGTAGACCACGTTCTTGGCGTCGGAGTCGGTGCCGTGGCCGCCGCGCAGTTTGATGTAGTCGCCGGGCTGCAGGTAGTGGTTGGCCGTGAATGCGAAGCGGTTGCCGGCGGCGTCCTTGACGACGTAGCCCTTGAGGTTGACGGTCGCGGAAGACGAGTAGTTCTTGACCGTCAGGTATTCCTCGTCGGTGTTGCCCGAGGAACAGCTGTTGGAGTCCCGGCCGGGCGCGTCGTACTGGATGCCGCGGACCTTGAGGGCCGAGTTGTACTCGGCGGCGTGCGCCGATGCGGCGGGAACGATGGCGGCCAGGGTGCCGGCGGTGACGGCTGCGGCCAGGATGGAACGCGTACGCAAGAGGTTGCTCCCACAGGTGAACGAATGATGTTGCATGTGAAGGACTAGCGAAGGGCCGTCTTGGTTGCACTGGAACGGCCTGTCATTCGTTCGAGTGACCTCAGTCGGTCGTCGATGAGGGTGCACAACCCTGCTGGCCGAGGGTCATTTGCGCCACGTCGGCGACGCCGGCAGGTACTCGGTGGCGACCTGGCCGACGTTGATGACCTGGTCGACCGGGAGCACCTGGCGGCCGTCGGCACCTACAAGGGGTGGCCGATGTACTCAACCGCAGCCGCGCTCGCCCTCGACGTCGACCTGGTGCGGTCGGTGGTCGCCGCGGCTGGTACTGGAGCGACCTGGACCGCATGGGCAGCGAGGCCGCAACACCCGCGTCCTCGCTGGCGCCAGAGTGGCACAGGACACGAAGTAGCCCGTCACCTTCCCAGTGCCATCGGGCCACAAGCGGTCAAGAGGTTGTCTGGCGTTCGAGTTGCTACATCTCTCCGGTCATCGAAGCCCAGGTCACTGACCCGATGCCCCAGCCTCTCTCCAAAAGCGGTGGTGGGCAGTGATCACGCTGGTCATGATGGCGTCGAGGCCGGGCACCATTGTTGGGGACTGGCGTGGTGCGACGACTGTGCACATCTCGGAAGCAGTCAGAGAGGAGGGGCAGGAAGGTGCCGGGTGCGATACGTGACTTGCTGTGCTGGCGAGGTCCGGCCTCGGTGAACGTGTTCGTCATAGGCTCTGGCAACACCCCATTGCCGCAGGAGGCTTTTCACCTTGCAGGGATGGTCCCTGACGCCTTCCTGTCGTTCCCTCTTCTGGGGCAACCCGAAGTCATCGAACGGCTCGGGCTGGTGTCATACGACATCGACTTCGATGACGTCTCGCTCGATCTGCGTGAGTACACGCGAGTAGTACTTCGGCGTGTCTGCGCCGACACGCGGGCAGTGGCCTGGACAGCTTTCGAGGGGACGTTCCACTACGATGAACTCCTCACCGGCCAGGTGGCCCACCAGGTCTACGGGTACTGCAGGACCGGCGCCGAACCAGTCATCGAGTGGGACACTGCGGTCCTGCAGGGCGAAGAGTGGCGCCACCGCATCGCCGAGGCCCGAGCGGCTTTGGACGCTTTGCTGTCCGCTTCGGAGATACGAGGTAGGTAGAGCCGCGCCGACTGAGTGTCCAACCGGGTGACAACGCCGACGGACACCGGTGAACGAGCGCGGACAGGTTACCGGCGGCCCAGAGCGCGCACAACAACCGCGCCAGATCTAGCGGGAAACAACGGGGAATCACGTTGAAGGCAATCCAGTCTGACGTGGCCAGGCCAAGATCCGCTCGGTCGCGCCTGTCTGCGCCTGAACCGTACACAACGGATCGCAGCCTCCCACGCTGATGACGGCCTGGGCCTAGAGTCGCGGATTCGACGGCCAGAATGCTTGTCGGAGAAGACGGCTGCAGTCCGGAGATGCTGCTGCCGCGTCCAATCGAGGGGGCCGAAGCCCGTACGATGCCAGGTCCCTGCCCCGGTTGGAGATGACGTTCCACTCTGGCAGCGAGCAGGCATGGTTGGCTGCGACGGCGGACGCAATTGAGGCTGCAGCTTCACCATGCTGACGAGCCAGAGCGCCGATCTCGGAAACCACAAAACGCTGCGACGGTCGGTCACCGAAGATGTCTTGTCGTGAGTACCCTCTCGAGCCCCACTCTGGCTGTTCTCATCAAGATCGCTATCGAGCGACCGGTGATGGAGAGCCACACCAAGTTGCCCGCCTAAGCTCTCGGTTAGCGGCCGGGCGCTTCGTCGTTCCTCCATTGAAATTCCCGTGCCGATGCGGTGCACCAATCACTAGCCTGAGCCCGTGAGCGAAGACACGTGGGCGGGAGTGCGGGAGCGGGTGCTTCGGCTTGCCGAACACCCCGGAGCAGACACGATTTTTGGGGCACAGGGGCATGGCTTTCGCCTTGGTCCAGTCATGAGCGAAGAACAGATCCGAGAGCTCGAAGCGGACCTGGGCGTCAGTTTGCCAGCGCAGTATCGGAGTTTCCTTCTCCGCGTCGGAAGAGGGGGAGCCGGCCCCGACTACGGCCTGATGACACCGACCCTATGTAACGGTAGTTGGCGGTGGCTTGGCATCGGACTTGCCTTCCCCGCACAGCCGACCACCGCTGAGTTCGCCGGACGCCCCTTCGTGGCCGAGGCGCTGCGAAGCGAGCTCACTGCGATCGAGGCACAGGAGCCCACGCCGGAGGCTTTCGCGACTGACGAGGAGTTGAGTCAGGCGTACGTGGCCTGGGATGCGCGCTGCGAGGAACTGTACGGCGCACAGGAGGCGGGGGCGGTATTCCTCAGCGAGCAGGGATGCGGCTACGCATCGCTGATGGTGGTGACAGGACCGCACCGAGGTGCCATCTGGGAGGATCTGCGACCGATGGACCGAGGAATCGAGCCGACCGGGCATGACTTCGCGCACTGGTACCGAAAGTGGCTTGAGCGCACCGAGCGACGGCTCGAGACCTGACAGGGCGAGGACGAGGCAGCGCTGCGAACGCCACCGTGCCCAGCTTCCGCATGAACTGGGCACGGTCGCGCCCACTGGCACCGAGAAGAGCGCCGCCGACCTTGAGGTACCGCCGGTCGGGTGCGACGTACCGGCGGATCAACTTGACCCGCTCGTCCTCATCCTCGGTGTCACACATGGCAGCAGCCTCGTGTGGACGAAGCCGTCTGACCAGAATCTGGCCGGCCGGGCGCCTTAGAGGTCGTTTTCACCTGAATTGCCCGTGTTTCCAGGGGTTTTCAAACCGCCGGGTTGTGGTGCTCGTGCTGCTGGAGATGTGGGTTGATTCTTGCTGGTCAGATGGGGTGATAGGTGAGACGGGAAGTGACTTCTGCCTGTCTCATCCCAGGACGCCCGGCCTTCGCGGACGCGTGCTTCCGTTGTCGTCGCTGTGCGCCTGGGCGCACTCGGTCCGCGGCGGTACGCCGGAAGCATGCCGACGCGACGCCCGTATCCGAGTGATCTGTCCGATGCCCGCTGGGAGTTGATCGAGCCAGTGCTCTCTGCCTGGCGCTTCGAGCGCCGCGGCAGGGCCCTGGACTTCGGCCGACCGCCGGAACATGACCTGCGCGACATCATGAACGCAATCCTGTATGTGGACCGCACCGGGGTCCAGTGGCGCTACCTCCCGCACGACTTCCCGCACTGGAACACGGTCTACGGCTACTTCGCCAAGTGGCAGCAGGACGGCGTATTCGCCCAGCTCAACGGTCTGCTCAGGAAACTCCTACGGGAGAGGGAAGGACGGAACGGCGAGCCATCGGCCTGCGTGATCGACGCCCAGAGCGTCAAGACCTCCACCAGCGTCCCCGCCTCCAGCCAGGGCACCGATGCCGGGAAGAAGATCGTGGGACGCAAGCGGAGCATCGTCACCGACACGCTCGGACTGCTGCTTGCGGTGCTGGTCACCGCGGCGAGTGTGCAGGATTCCGTGGCCGGCACCCATCTCCTGGACCAGGTTGCCGCCGAGCACCCCGGCATCCATAAGGTCTGGGTCGACGGCGGCTACCGCCAGCACCTCGTCGAACATGCCGCCACCCTTGGCATCGACATGGAGATCAGCGCACGCACACCCGGGACCAAGGGCTTCACCCCGATCCCGAAGCGGTGGGCGGTCGAGCGCACCTACGGCTGGCTCATGCTCCACCGCCGCCTCGTCCGCGACTATGAAACCCTGCCCGTCCGCTCCGAAGCCATGATTCACCTCGCCATGACCGACCTCATGGCCCGCCGCCTCACCAGCGAGAACACCATCTCCTGGCGCGACCCCGCACCACAGATCAAACAGCCGATTTCGGGATGAAACATAGGGCGAAAACGACCTCTTAGTCCCGCGTGTCCATCCGCCTCGATTTCAGGCTAATTCAGCCCTGTTTGCGGTGGTTCACATGAGACCAGGAGCCGGGTGCAGCCCACGAGCGGGCCGCGCATGAACCCAGGTAAATGCCCGCGCACGCGGCCCGCGACCCACCGCCACAGTCGGAATGCGAGCGCCCAAACTGGCCGTGAGATCCACCGAGGTAGCATCCCGCATGCCCATTCCTTGGCGATCCAGCGCCGACATGTTCGCGCAGATATTGAAGCAGCGTGGAGTCGAGCCCGACGCCGTGCGTGATGTCCCGGCAGCGTGGGACGCCTTCGGTGAATTCCTTCAGATCGAGATTGCAGGGATCGAGGCGTCCGAGAACGACGGCGACGGCTTCATCGTCCAGTGGGGCCGGTGGGACTGGAACGACAACCAGCCTGCGCTGTCCTTCGGGCGGCAGCTTGCTGTGACTGAGGTCGGCGAGCCTGACGAGCGCTATTGGCAGCCGGAGTACTGGCAGGTAGAGCTCCAGCTCATCTTCAGAGAGGACCCGGCTTGGGCTGATCTCGCCAGCCTTGGCCACCAAGACACCGGGTTCGACTTCGACGAGGTCGGCCCACCCAGAACCGCCGCGCTCGAAAGGATCTGCCGCTTCCTTGACTTGTATCCGCAACTGGCAGCCATATGGCGAGCCGAGCCCATCTGCAGCGACTTGACCATTGAACGAGCGGGGTAGTTGCGGAGCGCGGTACTGCGAAGAAGTACAGCAACCCCAGCACCGCCTCTACCCGGCGACGTCTGTCGGTTTCGGTGCTCGGCACTCCAGTGATCGACGAGCGCCACGGCGACGTCGTGGCCGTGCTCCTGGGGAACGAGGCCATGCTGCAGGTGTTGGACTGGTGACACGGCCACGTGTGGCTGATGCTCCGCAATCCGCCATAGGCCCTGATCCCCGGTGACGAGGGGCGGTTCCTTCACAAGGTCGTGGGTGTTCTGCTCGTTCCGTCGGACCCCGCAGCGCGGCTCAGGCCTGGCCGAGATGCCGGAATGGCCGGTCGGGTGCAGGCTGAGGGGGAGGTGAGGGAGGGAGGGTGAGGCGTGGGCACTCCGGAATCGGCCGGCTTTGAAGCGGTCGACGTGGTCGGCAGGCACTTCCAGTTCTGCGATGCCAAGGACTTTGACGCAATGCGGTCATTGTGGACCGACGTGGTGAGCGTCGACTACGGCGGTGTCCTCCCGATCGAGGGAGAGGTCGACGCGGACGATCTCAGACGCGTGATGGCCGAGGTGATCGCGCCGATCCCGCTGACGCAGCACATGGTCACCACGCCCGTCGTCCGCTGTGACGGGGACACGGCCACCGTCCGGTTCCACCTGGAGGCGCTGCACCATCACCCAGCGCTGGCCGAGGCCGGACGGCCCACCGACTGGACCCTGTACGCCCGCAATGTGATCGGCCTCAGCCGGACGGCGGTCGGGTGGAAGGTGTCCTCCGAGAAGATGACCGTGGTCCACCAAACGGGGAACACCGACTTCGTGTCCGACCTCGCACGGCTGGCGGGCGGAAGCCGCTGAAGGGCGGTGCGGGCCAGTTGAGAGGGGCCCTCTGGAGCGTGCTCCGGCGGCGGCTGAACTCGGTAGCGTCGCGCTCGGGGAGTCAGGAACGCGAGCGTAATCCGGACGGCAACCTGGGTGCGGCAGCGTACGTCATCACCGACCTGCCCAGTCGGCAAAGTAGCAGGTCGCAGCCGATGTCGGGTTCTCCACCAGTGGATGACCCGACGCCGGCTGGTCACCTGACTAAGAACACCATCAGAAAGAACACCACGAAGCAGAAGACCAGACCCGTCCATCCGTGCCACCGCGGCGACAACACAACGCCCGCAGCGAAGCACCAGCCTGCCTCCGCAGCGACTCCGTCGACTGCACAACCGGCGGTCGAGACGCATCCGGGCATCCGACTGCGCCTCGACATTGGAGCCC
Coding sequences:
- a CDS encoding nuclear transport factor 2 family protein; the encoded protein is MGTPESAGFEAVDVVGRHFQFCDAKDFDAMRSLWTDVVSVDYGGVLPIEGEVDADDLRRVMAEVIAPIPLTQHMVTTPVVRCDGDTATVRFHLEALHHHPALAEAGRPTDWTLYARNVIGLSRTAVGWKVSSEKMTVVHQTGNTDFVSDLARLAGGSR
- a CDS encoding GntR family transcriptional regulator gives rise to the protein MTSPVIRVDTASHVPPYEQIRAQLTALIATGRLPEGERLPTVRQLAADLGLAAGTVARAYRELESASLIRTRRGAGTRVAPLPSPATVPDPTQLTELARLFVTQARGLGADGPAVISAVQQALDETA
- a CDS encoding SMI1/KNR4 family protein yields the protein MSEDTWAGVRERVLRLAEHPGADTIFGAQGHGFRLGPVMSEEQIRELEADLGVSLPAQYRSFLLRVGRGGAGPDYGLMTPTLCNGSWRWLGIGLAFPAQPTTAEFAGRPFVAEALRSELTAIEAQEPTPEAFATDEELSQAYVAWDARCEELYGAQEAGAVFLSEQGCGYASLMVVTGPHRGAIWEDLRPMDRGIEPTGHDFAHWYRKWLERTERRLET
- a CDS encoding IS5 family transposase, yielding MPTRRPYPSDLSDARWELIEPVLSAWRFERRGRALDFGRPPEHDLRDIMNAILYVDRTGVQWRYLPHDFPHWNTVYGYFAKWQQDGVFAQLNGLLRKLLREREGRNGEPSACVIDAQSVKTSTSVPASSQGTDAGKKIVGRKRSIVTDTLGLLLAVLVTAASVQDSVAGTHLLDQVAAEHPGIHKVWVDGGYRQHLVEHAATLGIDMEISARTPGTKGFTPIPKRWAVERTYGWLMLHRRLVRDYETLPVRSEAMIHLAMTDLMARRLTSENTISWRDPAPQIKQPISG
- a CDS encoding GNAT family N-acetyltransferase, whose protein sequence is MSAPDLVVRRYCHEDLPKIRQTLIDVHADAYADAMDDEFNQRFPWFVENWGGNPDFDCVIAWDGDMAVAFAYGAPATPQREWWREHVTPAPEKHRTFAYSELAVRTKYRKTGTAELISRALLDARGEDLVVLLVDTEHPKVQELYESWGLRKVGERQPFADSPLYTVMLADLPLR
- a CDS encoding lamin tail domain-containing protein, which encodes MRTRSILAAAVTAGTLAAIVPAASAHAAEYNSALKVRGIQYDAPGRDSNSCSSGNTDEEYLTVKNYSSSATVNLKGYVVKDAAGNRFAFTANHYLQPGDYIKLRGGHGTDSDAKNVVYRDNCNFLWNNDKDTIYLYKPSGSRADVHSYTKRDHDRDGNGYIGYHG